From the genome of Mycobacterium kansasii ATCC 12478:
GATGATCAGGTCGACCCTCGCTTCGACCGCGTTGTGCAGCGCCTCACCAACCGGATTCCCGTCGGCGACCACCTCCGACTCGACGGGCGAGAAACGGCGCTGCGCCAGCCATTCGGTGATGATGGGCCCGCATTCATCGGTGTAGACGCCCGACGATGCGCGAGTCGACGCGATGATGACCCGGGCAGATCGCGCACCGGTCACCGTGCCCAGCTTCCGCTACGGCCGCCCTCTTTGCGGAGCACGCGGATGTCGTCGATCCGGGCGGCCGGATCCACCGCCTTGATCATGTCGTAGAGCGTCAGAGCCGCCACGCTCACCGCGGTCAGCGCCTCCATCTCGACCCCCGTTCGATCGGTGCTGCGAACCGTTGCGGTGATCACGACATCCGACTCGCCGACGGTGAAGTCGACATCGACACCGGTGAGCGCGAGCTGATGACACAGCGGAATGAGGTCGCTGGTGCGCTTGGCCGCCATAATGCCCGCTACCCGTGCGGTAGCCAGCGCGTCACCTTTGGGCAGGCCCCCGGTGGAGATCAGCGCCACCACCTCCGTCGAGGTGCGTAAGGCGCCGGCAGCAACGGCCGTGCGCCGGGTGGCCGACTTCTCCGTCACGTCGACCATGTGCGCGGCTCCCCGCTCATCCAGGTGCGACAATCCGCCCGATTGGAAGTCGGACGCCGTGGCCATCGGCGGAGTCCTACCTGTTGACGACCGTCACCGGATGGAGGTACGGGAGGTCATCGGCGGCCAGCGGGAACGCCAGCTCGCCGAAGGGTGACAACGCACCCGTGCGGTCGGTCACCAGTTCGCTTACCGCATGGTCGTCCGGGTCGGTGGTCGGCCAGCCGTTGTCCACGTACTTGGTCTTGCGCGCCTTGCCGTCATTGTCAGCCACGGCATCCATTCTGACAGGTCTTGCTGCCGCCCGCGGCGCAAGGTCGCAGGTCGGGCCTACGCTGATCAGCAATGCCTGAGCAAGCCCCGACCGAACACACTCCGGAGATCCCGCTGGGGTCCTGG
Proteins encoded in this window:
- the moaC gene encoding cyclic pyranopterin monophosphate synthase MoaC encodes the protein MATASDFQSGGLSHLDERGAAHMVDVTEKSATRRTAVAAGALRTSTEVVALISTGGLPKGDALATARVAGIMAAKRTSDLIPLCHQLALTGVDVDFTVGESDVVITATVRSTDRTGVEMEALTAVSVAALTLYDMIKAVDPAARIDDIRVLRKEGGRSGSWAR